Proteins encoded in a region of the Suricata suricatta isolate VVHF042 chromosome 10, meerkat_22Aug2017_6uvM2_HiC, whole genome shotgun sequence genome:
- the PRICKLE1 gene encoding prickle-like protein 1 isoform X1 translates to MPLEMEPKMSKLAFGCQRSSTSDDDSGCALEEYAWVPPGLRPEQIQLYFACLPEEKVPYVNSPGEKHRIKQLLYQLPPHDNEGDASAFLSLKVRYCQSLSEEEKKELQVFSAQRKKEALGRGTIKLLSRAVMHAVCEQCGLKINGGEIAVFASRAGPGVCWHPSCFVCYTCNELLVDLIYFYQDGKIHCGRHHAELLKPRCSACDEIIFADECTEAEGRHWHMKHFCCLECETVLGGQRYIMKDGRPFCCGCFESLYAEYCETCGEHIGVDHAQMTYDGQHWHATEACFSCAQCKASLLGCPFLPKQGQIYCSKTCSLGEDVHASDSSDSAFQSARSRDSRRSVRMGKSSRSADQCRQSLLLSPALNYKFPGLSDNADDTLSRKLEDLNLSRQGAGFVNEEFWKGRVEHETPEDPEEWAEHEDYMTQLLLKFGDKSLFQQTPNELDIRAGEHWISDNMVKNKTELKQNNQSLASKKYQSDMYWAQSQDGLGDSAYGSHPGPASSRRLQELDLDHGASGYNHDQTQWYEDSLECLSDLKPEQSVRDSMDSLALSNITGASVDGESKPRPSLYSLQNFEELEAEDCDKMSNMGTLNSSMLHRSAESLKSLSSELCPEKVMPEEKPVHLPVLRRSKSQSRPQQVKFSDDVIDNGNYDNIEIRQPPMSERTRRRVYHFEERGSRPHHHRRRRSRKSRSDNALNLVTERKYSPKDRLRLYTPDNYEKFIQNKSAREIQAYIQNANLYGQYAHATSDYALQNPGLPRFLGLYGEDDDSWCSSTSSSSDSEEEGYFLGQPIPQPRPQRYAYYTDDLSSPTSALPTPQFGQRTTKSKKKKGHKGKNCIIS, encoded by the exons ATGCCTTTGGAGATGGAGCCCAAAATGAGCAAGCTTGCCTTCGGGTGCCAGAGGAGCTCCACATCAGACGACGACTCTGGCTGTGCCCTGGAGGAGTACGCCTGGGTGCCCCCGGGCCTGCGGCCAGAGCAG ATCCAGCTCTATTTTGCCTGCTTACCAGAGGAAAAGGTTCCTTATGTCAACAGCCCTGGAGAGAAACATCGAATTAAACAGCTATTGTACCAGTTGCCGCCACATGATAATGAG GGTGATGcttctgctttcctctctctgaagGTGCGGTATTGCCAGTCTCTGagtgaagaggagaagaaagaattgCAGGTGTTCAGTgctcaaaggaagaaagaagcccTTGGAAGGGGGACGATTAAACTTTTGTCCAGAGCAGTGATGCACGCCGTGTGTGAGCAG TGTGGGTTGAAGATAAATGGAGGTGAAATTGCAGTGTTTGCCTCCCGTGCGGGCCCTGGAGTGTGCTGGCACCCTTCCTGTTTTGTCTGCTACACGTGTAATGAGCTGCTGGTCGACCTCATCTATTTTTATCAGGATGGAAAAATTCACTGTGGCAGGCACCATGCTGAACTGCTCAAGCCACGGTGTTCAGCATGtgatgag ataatttttgctGACGAGTGCACAGAAGCTGAGGGTCGCCATTGGCACATGAAACACTTCTGCTGCCTTGAGTGTGAAACAGTCCTGGGGGGACAGAGATACATCATGAAGGACGGCCGCCCATTCTGCTGCGGCTGCTTTGAGTCTCTGTACGCGGAGTACTGTGAGACCTGTGGGGAGCACATTG GTGTCGACCATGCACAGATGACCTATGATGGGCAGCACTGGCATGCTACAGAAGCCTGCTTTTCTTGTGCCCAGTGTAAGGCTTCTTTGTTGGGGTGTCCCTTCCTTCCCAAACAAGGTCAGATTTATTGCTCGAAAACATGCAGCCTTGGTGAAGACGTCCATGCCTCTGATTCTTCTGACTCCGCATTTCAGTCAGCTCGATCAAGGGACTCTAGAAGAAGTGTCCGGATGGGCAAAAGCAGTCGGTCAGCAGATCAGTGCAGACAGTCTCTTCTCTTGTCCCCTGCTCTGAACTACAAGTTTCCTGGCCTATCAGACAATGCTGATGACACCCTTTCTCGGAAGTTGGAGGATCTGAATCTCTCCAGGCAGGGAGCAGGTTTTGTCAATGAAGAATTTTGGAAAGGCAGAGTGGAGCACGAAACCCCAGAAGACCCTGAAGAATGGGCCGAGCATGAAGATTACATGACGCAGCTCCTCCTCAAGTTCGGTGATAAAAGTCTCTTTCAGCAGACGCCCAATGAGCTAGATATTCGAGCCGGTGAGCACTGGATATCTGATAACATGGTTAAAAATAAGACTGAGTTAAAGCAAAATAACCAGAGCCTTGCAAGTAAAAAATACCAATCTGATATGTATTGGGCACAGTCACAAGATGGACTGGGCGATTCTGCTTATGgcagccacccaggccctgcaAGCAGTAGAAGGCTCCAGGAATTGGATCTGGACCACGGGGCTTCAGGATATAATCATGATCAAACACAATGGTATGAAGACTCTCTGGAGTGTTTGTCAGACTTGAAACCAGAGCAAAGTGTTCGAGATTCTATGGATTCTTTGGCTTTATCTAATATCACAG GGGCTTCAGTGGATGGAGAAAGCAAGCCAAGACCATCACTGTATTCCCTGCAAAACTTTGAGGAACTGGAGGCAGAAGATTGTGACAAAATGAGCAATATGGGGACTTTGAACTCTTCCATGCTGCACAGGAGCGCAGAATCCTTAAAGAGTCTAAGTTCAGAGTTGTGTCCAGAAAAAGTCATGCCTGAGGAGAAACCAGTCCATCTGCCAGTGCTGAGAAGATCCAAGTCTCAATCCCGACCACAGCAGGTCAAGTTTTCAGATGATGTCATTGACAATGGAAACTATGACAACATTGAAATCCGGCAGCCTCCAATGAGTGAAAGGACTCGAAGACGGGTCTACCATTTTGAAGAGAGGGGATCCCGGCCTCATCACCATCGCCGCAGGAGAAGTAGGAAGTCCCGCTCTGACAATGCCCTGAATCttgtcacagaaagaaaatactcTCCCAAGGACAGACTGCGGCTTTACACCCCTGATAACTATGAGAAATTTATACAGAATAAAAGTGCCCGGGAAATCCAAGCATACATTCAGAATGCCAATCTGTATGGACAGTATGCCCATGCCACCTCCGATTATGCACTGCAGAACCCAGGACTGCCTAGGTTTCTGGGACTCTACGGTGAGGACGATGATTCCTGGtgctcctccacttcctcctcttctgaCTCAGAAGAAGAAGGATATTTTCTTGGACAACCAATTCCTCAACCTCGGCCACAGAGATACGCCTACTATACAGATGACCTTTCGAGCCCAACTTCTGCACTCCCCACTCCTCAGTTTGGTCAGAGGACAACtaaatccaagaagaaaaaaggacacaAGGGCAaaaactgtattatttcttaa
- the PRICKLE1 gene encoding prickle-like protein 1 isoform X2: MPLEMEPKMSKLAFGCQRSSTSDDDSGCALEEYAWVPPGLRPEQIQLYFACLPEEKVPYVNSPGEKHRIKQLLYQLPPHDNEVRYCQSLSEEEKKELQVFSAQRKKEALGRGTIKLLSRAVMHAVCEQCGLKINGGEIAVFASRAGPGVCWHPSCFVCYTCNELLVDLIYFYQDGKIHCGRHHAELLKPRCSACDEIIFADECTEAEGRHWHMKHFCCLECETVLGGQRYIMKDGRPFCCGCFESLYAEYCETCGEHIGVDHAQMTYDGQHWHATEACFSCAQCKASLLGCPFLPKQGQIYCSKTCSLGEDVHASDSSDSAFQSARSRDSRRSVRMGKSSRSADQCRQSLLLSPALNYKFPGLSDNADDTLSRKLEDLNLSRQGAGFVNEEFWKGRVEHETPEDPEEWAEHEDYMTQLLLKFGDKSLFQQTPNELDIRAGEHWISDNMVKNKTELKQNNQSLASKKYQSDMYWAQSQDGLGDSAYGSHPGPASSRRLQELDLDHGASGYNHDQTQWYEDSLECLSDLKPEQSVRDSMDSLALSNITGASVDGESKPRPSLYSLQNFEELEAEDCDKMSNMGTLNSSMLHRSAESLKSLSSELCPEKVMPEEKPVHLPVLRRSKSQSRPQQVKFSDDVIDNGNYDNIEIRQPPMSERTRRRVYHFEERGSRPHHHRRRRSRKSRSDNALNLVTERKYSPKDRLRLYTPDNYEKFIQNKSAREIQAYIQNANLYGQYAHATSDYALQNPGLPRFLGLYGEDDDSWCSSTSSSSDSEEEGYFLGQPIPQPRPQRYAYYTDDLSSPTSALPTPQFGQRTTKSKKKKGHKGKNCIIS, translated from the exons ATGCCTTTGGAGATGGAGCCCAAAATGAGCAAGCTTGCCTTCGGGTGCCAGAGGAGCTCCACATCAGACGACGACTCTGGCTGTGCCCTGGAGGAGTACGCCTGGGTGCCCCCGGGCCTGCGGCCAGAGCAG ATCCAGCTCTATTTTGCCTGCTTACCAGAGGAAAAGGTTCCTTATGTCAACAGCCCTGGAGAGAAACATCGAATTAAACAGCTATTGTACCAGTTGCCGCCACATGATAATGAG GTGCGGTATTGCCAGTCTCTGagtgaagaggagaagaaagaattgCAGGTGTTCAGTgctcaaaggaagaaagaagcccTTGGAAGGGGGACGATTAAACTTTTGTCCAGAGCAGTGATGCACGCCGTGTGTGAGCAG TGTGGGTTGAAGATAAATGGAGGTGAAATTGCAGTGTTTGCCTCCCGTGCGGGCCCTGGAGTGTGCTGGCACCCTTCCTGTTTTGTCTGCTACACGTGTAATGAGCTGCTGGTCGACCTCATCTATTTTTATCAGGATGGAAAAATTCACTGTGGCAGGCACCATGCTGAACTGCTCAAGCCACGGTGTTCAGCATGtgatgag ataatttttgctGACGAGTGCACAGAAGCTGAGGGTCGCCATTGGCACATGAAACACTTCTGCTGCCTTGAGTGTGAAACAGTCCTGGGGGGACAGAGATACATCATGAAGGACGGCCGCCCATTCTGCTGCGGCTGCTTTGAGTCTCTGTACGCGGAGTACTGTGAGACCTGTGGGGAGCACATTG GTGTCGACCATGCACAGATGACCTATGATGGGCAGCACTGGCATGCTACAGAAGCCTGCTTTTCTTGTGCCCAGTGTAAGGCTTCTTTGTTGGGGTGTCCCTTCCTTCCCAAACAAGGTCAGATTTATTGCTCGAAAACATGCAGCCTTGGTGAAGACGTCCATGCCTCTGATTCTTCTGACTCCGCATTTCAGTCAGCTCGATCAAGGGACTCTAGAAGAAGTGTCCGGATGGGCAAAAGCAGTCGGTCAGCAGATCAGTGCAGACAGTCTCTTCTCTTGTCCCCTGCTCTGAACTACAAGTTTCCTGGCCTATCAGACAATGCTGATGACACCCTTTCTCGGAAGTTGGAGGATCTGAATCTCTCCAGGCAGGGAGCAGGTTTTGTCAATGAAGAATTTTGGAAAGGCAGAGTGGAGCACGAAACCCCAGAAGACCCTGAAGAATGGGCCGAGCATGAAGATTACATGACGCAGCTCCTCCTCAAGTTCGGTGATAAAAGTCTCTTTCAGCAGACGCCCAATGAGCTAGATATTCGAGCCGGTGAGCACTGGATATCTGATAACATGGTTAAAAATAAGACTGAGTTAAAGCAAAATAACCAGAGCCTTGCAAGTAAAAAATACCAATCTGATATGTATTGGGCACAGTCACAAGATGGACTGGGCGATTCTGCTTATGgcagccacccaggccctgcaAGCAGTAGAAGGCTCCAGGAATTGGATCTGGACCACGGGGCTTCAGGATATAATCATGATCAAACACAATGGTATGAAGACTCTCTGGAGTGTTTGTCAGACTTGAAACCAGAGCAAAGTGTTCGAGATTCTATGGATTCTTTGGCTTTATCTAATATCACAG GGGCTTCAGTGGATGGAGAAAGCAAGCCAAGACCATCACTGTATTCCCTGCAAAACTTTGAGGAACTGGAGGCAGAAGATTGTGACAAAATGAGCAATATGGGGACTTTGAACTCTTCCATGCTGCACAGGAGCGCAGAATCCTTAAAGAGTCTAAGTTCAGAGTTGTGTCCAGAAAAAGTCATGCCTGAGGAGAAACCAGTCCATCTGCCAGTGCTGAGAAGATCCAAGTCTCAATCCCGACCACAGCAGGTCAAGTTTTCAGATGATGTCATTGACAATGGAAACTATGACAACATTGAAATCCGGCAGCCTCCAATGAGTGAAAGGACTCGAAGACGGGTCTACCATTTTGAAGAGAGGGGATCCCGGCCTCATCACCATCGCCGCAGGAGAAGTAGGAAGTCCCGCTCTGACAATGCCCTGAATCttgtcacagaaagaaaatactcTCCCAAGGACAGACTGCGGCTTTACACCCCTGATAACTATGAGAAATTTATACAGAATAAAAGTGCCCGGGAAATCCAAGCATACATTCAGAATGCCAATCTGTATGGACAGTATGCCCATGCCACCTCCGATTATGCACTGCAGAACCCAGGACTGCCTAGGTTTCTGGGACTCTACGGTGAGGACGATGATTCCTGGtgctcctccacttcctcctcttctgaCTCAGAAGAAGAAGGATATTTTCTTGGACAACCAATTCCTCAACCTCGGCCACAGAGATACGCCTACTATACAGATGACCTTTCGAGCCCAACTTCTGCACTCCCCACTCCTCAGTTTGGTCAGAGGACAACtaaatccaagaagaaaaaaggacacaAGGGCAaaaactgtattatttcttaa